A stretch of Paenibacillus sp. URB8-2 DNA encodes these proteins:
- a CDS encoding glycoside hydrolase family 78 protein, whose protein sequence is MKHRSTNRGLKILLCSALLMIPLLIQWGDNKAFATDTSIVNYMDYTVPATDVMGQLADIAPDPNDESWLFDPALAAKNEKINLYISRMEAKSYVHRDEYKVTNIRFNRVTRTLTYDTSPYVTKIRSYRTYKPGMPTGWAVAAPSLGVFYWIEGDVWDNHGNNLQDDQFPFLFENRTYVFGENSYYSNEFSYTERTVTVPGGSHSYSFADYTNAVNISYTINGDPSSIIINTKWEDEIFGGSFVTYPINDKQQIPLAVNSPPSLKLISPNNVTLYNENGKNILNIEGFAQDPDNEDLDVTVEVPNVFYRKAKVYGALTAKYFKVPIDVIADSIPPGDYQAKVSVVDRYNFKAESHLNFSVRNHLKNKAFYLINSPVEINKTYGDYENDPQHSERYRYDQDPDFFDNSMGMIWDSGLWRSSKYTSFPFSGAYTARVQVRDNPQNDDRFDAFRMWSGDNLSSMTFLVHRKPIALFSAKLVNGSLQLSDSSYDLDHVSSPNKGLIDRQWQWRKSGMEVWNDGQPPSPLPTSDPYEMRLRVRDVDGPSGIGVWSDWFQQTVGSPGNLPPVALFTVDPNNVSYRKATTITDKSFDPDNDYLDTYEWRVVKDGWQEVWYHYGGATTPPNIAGFGIGNYQVTLKVHDNRGLWSAPYSQAVQVLNHPPVADFNMPNEVYRDTVITMENLTPDPDQDGDWLSYEWYGRLNGGSYFWTGNSRNPSMTIKGLINSYGISDKDAISDNWEMRLNVSDGSNTSYATEMFVVKNHRPTADISGPSTVNQYDMRTFASADEDLDTSDQSSLHYYWRVTDSDGKIKVYNTINLDNLTFDQVGVFTLEHWVVDQIGDKSNIATLKVNVIENLPPSMTLISPAGTPGNPTIIDAELEGDPLIQWTYADPENDGQEKYRLEFFTKDGLLAKSVENTDSTGNTRQRQMPNHSLERFLFYSVQGRAFSKNNWSEISNEKAFIIDNPPVPGFTLMTDTGKDASLTPIYRTDVLQITSTAYDDDQPKGDSLTYKYYLKPSGGTEGLISATDSFTKQFTTNDTFTIRQVVTDSLGLWREVSHTLTVKNRLPVVNLTFPTSDTAAKPTIASTMTPIMKWSYTDDDGDEQQRYRVRILDAATGNIVVQSGNQASSQKQWTVPAGALVENHKYVVEIEAYDGFDWSATSPRKYFMVNLLSVKGGVKHTAEWNANRQSYNLKISGDKEQPRNYNVFWAGEKFMLQADATGLPDTIDVTMNSGFTAQLRPSDSDKTFWTGELYDSTFEKLPNGPVTFTFTAKNEYNTKIDKVTVIISEDWSQYFRSHRVK, encoded by the coding sequence ATGAAGCATAGAAGCACAAATAGAGGGCTGAAAATACTCCTTTGTTCTGCACTTCTGATGATACCATTGCTGATACAGTGGGGAGACAATAAAGCTTTTGCCACAGATACTTCAATAGTTAATTATATGGATTATACAGTCCCCGCAACTGATGTGATGGGGCAATTAGCGGACATTGCTCCAGACCCGAATGATGAATCATGGTTGTTTGACCCTGCCCTTGCTGCAAAAAATGAAAAAATAAATCTTTATATTTCAAGAATGGAAGCTAAGAGTTACGTACATCGAGATGAATACAAAGTAACTAATATCCGGTTCAACAGAGTTACCCGCACTCTTACCTACGACACCAGTCCGTATGTCACAAAGATTCGTTCTTACCGCACATACAAACCTGGAATGCCCACCGGATGGGCAGTAGCAGCGCCATCTCTAGGTGTGTTCTATTGGATAGAAGGTGATGTATGGGATAATCATGGAAATAACCTTCAAGATGATCAATTCCCTTTTTTGTTTGAAAATCGCACATATGTATTTGGTGAAAATTCTTATTATAGCAATGAATTTTCTTATACTGAGCGTACCGTAACCGTACCTGGGGGTAGTCATAGTTATTCTTTCGCTGATTATACAAATGCGGTTAATATAAGTTATACCATCAATGGTGATCCATCCAGCATAATAATTAATACTAAATGGGAGGATGAAATTTTTGGTGGTTCATTTGTAACCTACCCTATAAACGATAAACAACAGATCCCGCTTGCTGTTAATTCACCACCCAGTCTTAAACTTATTAGCCCCAATAATGTCACTCTTTACAACGAGAATGGCAAAAACATTCTAAATATCGAAGGTTTTGCTCAAGACCCGGATAACGAAGATTTGGATGTAACGGTGGAAGTACCAAATGTCTTTTACCGCAAGGCCAAAGTGTACGGAGCATTAACGGCAAAATACTTCAAGGTTCCCATTGATGTGATAGCCGATTCGATCCCTCCGGGAGATTATCAGGCTAAAGTGTCAGTAGTGGACCGTTACAATTTCAAAGCGGAATCGCACTTGAATTTTTCAGTACGAAATCACTTAAAGAATAAAGCCTTTTATCTGATCAACAGTCCCGTAGAAATCAATAAAACATATGGAGACTATGAGAACGACCCTCAACACTCCGAACGGTACAGGTACGATCAAGACCCGGACTTTTTTGATAACTCAATGGGGATGATTTGGGACTCCGGATTGTGGCGATCCAGTAAGTATACTTCTTTCCCTTTCAGTGGAGCGTACACGGCCAGAGTACAGGTACGTGACAACCCGCAGAATGATGACCGGTTTGATGCATTTCGAATGTGGAGCGGTGACAATCTTTCTTCGATGACCTTTTTGGTTCACCGGAAACCGATTGCGCTGTTCTCAGCCAAACTAGTGAACGGCAGCTTGCAGCTTTCCGACAGTTCGTACGACCTGGATCACGTTTCAAGCCCCAATAAAGGCTTAATTGATCGGCAATGGCAATGGCGAAAAAGCGGGATGGAAGTCTGGAACGATGGACAACCGCCATCACCATTACCAACGAGTGACCCTTATGAAATGCGCCTTCGGGTAAGGGATGTTGACGGGCCAAGCGGAATCGGGGTCTGGAGCGATTGGTTCCAGCAAACCGTTGGCAGTCCAGGGAATCTTCCTCCAGTGGCTTTGTTTACTGTCGATCCGAATAATGTCAGCTACCGGAAAGCTACTACGATCACGGATAAGTCCTTCGATCCGGACAATGATTATCTGGATACTTACGAATGGAGAGTAGTCAAGGATGGCTGGCAGGAGGTTTGGTATCATTATGGAGGAGCGACGACCCCGCCTAACATCGCTGGCTTCGGCATAGGCAACTACCAGGTTACTTTGAAAGTGCATGATAACCGTGGGCTTTGGTCAGCTCCATACAGCCAAGCCGTACAAGTATTAAATCATCCCCCTGTCGCTGATTTTAACATGCCGAATGAAGTGTACCGGGATACCGTAATCACGATGGAAAACCTAACGCCCGATCCGGACCAAGACGGTGATTGGCTTTCATATGAATGGTATGGGCGATTGAACGGGGGTTCCTATTTCTGGACAGGAAATAGCCGGAATCCGTCAATGACCATTAAAGGCTTAATCAATAGCTATGGCATTTCCGATAAAGACGCTATCTCTGATAATTGGGAAATGCGGCTTAACGTATCGGACGGCAGCAACACATCGTATGCAACAGAAATGTTCGTAGTCAAAAATCATCGTCCAACTGCGGATATATCCGGGCCGTCTACTGTGAATCAGTATGATATGAGAACCTTTGCTTCAGCGGATGAAGATCTCGATACGTCTGATCAGAGTAGCTTGCATTACTATTGGAGAGTTACGGATAGTGATGGGAAAATCAAGGTGTATAATACAATAAATCTTGATAATCTGACATTTGACCAAGTAGGAGTGTTTACCTTGGAACATTGGGTGGTAGATCAAATCGGTGATAAGTCCAATATTGCCACCCTAAAAGTCAATGTCATTGAGAATTTGCCCCCATCCATGACGCTTATATCCCCTGCCGGAACCCCTGGTAATCCTACCATCATCGACGCTGAGCTAGAAGGCGACCCGTTGATCCAGTGGACCTATGCCGATCCGGAAAACGACGGTCAGGAGAAGTACCGGTTGGAATTTTTCACGAAAGACGGGCTGCTTGCTAAAAGTGTGGAGAATACGGACAGTACCGGTAATACAAGACAGCGGCAGATGCCGAACCACTCTCTGGAGCGGTTCCTGTTCTACTCCGTTCAGGGCCGGGCTTTTTCCAAAAACAACTGGTCTGAAATATCCAATGAAAAAGCCTTCATCATCGACAACCCGCCGGTTCCCGGTTTCACGTTGATGACGGACACCGGAAAAGATGCAAGCCTGACGCCGATTTACCGGACCGATGTCTTGCAGATTACAAGCACGGCTTACGATGACGATCAGCCGAAGGGAGACAGTCTAACTTATAAATATTACCTGAAACCGAGCGGGGGAACTGAAGGATTAATCAGCGCAACCGACAGCTTTACGAAACAGTTTACGACCAATGATACGTTTACCATCCGCCAGGTTGTGACCGACTCGTTGGGGTTATGGCGGGAAGTCTCTCATACGCTCACTGTAAAAAACCGGCTTCCCGTGGTGAATCTCACCTTTCCGACCAGCGACACCGCAGCCAAGCCGACAATCGCCAGTACGATGACACCGATTATGAAATGGAGCTATACCGATGATGACGGCGATGAGCAGCAACGGTACCGGGTGCGCATACTGGATGCAGCAACCGGCAATATCGTCGTTCAGTCCGGGAATCAAGCGTCCAGCCAGAAGCAGTGGACCGTACCGGCCGGAGCGCTTGTAGAGAACCATAAGTATGTAGTTGAGATTGAAGCATATGACGGCTTTGATTGGAGCGCAACCTCACCGCGCAAATATTTTATGGTCAACCTACTGAGCGTAAAGGGCGGCGTGAAGCATACCGCGGAGTGGAACGCTAACCGGCAGAGCTACAATTTAAAGATATCGGGAGACAAAGAGCAGCCGCGTAATTATAATGTATTTTGGGCCGGGGAGAAATTCATGCTTCAGGCGGACGCGACCGGGCTCCCGGATACGATTGACGTAACTATGAACAGCGGATTTACGGCGCAGCTTCGTCCTTCGGACAGCGATAAGACATTTTGGACAGGGGAGCTCTACGATTCTACTTTTGAGAAGCTGCCTAACGGACCGGTGACCTTTACCTTCACGGCGAAGAACGAATATAACACGAAGATCGACAAGGTAACGGTGATCATTTCTGAGGATTGGAGCCAATATTTCCGCAGCCATCGGGTGAAGTAA
- the tkt gene encoding transketolase — MTEQQAKEQAIHKDENSTVDNLAITTIRTLAIDAIEKAKSGHPGMPMGSAPMGYQLFAKTMNHNPEHPTWVNRDRFVLSAGHGSMLLYSLLHLSGYDLPIEELKQFRQWGSLTPGHPEFGHTAGVDATTGPLGQGIGMAVGMAIAEAQLSATYNKDQFNVIDHYTYAICGDGDLMEGISSEAASLAGHLKLGKLIVLYDSNDISLDGKLNLSFSENVAKRFEAYEWHVLRVEDGNDLPAIGKAIAEAQAVTDKPTLIEVKTVIGYGSPNKQGIGGHGGTHGSPLGSEEAKLTKEFYKWVYEEDFYVPDEVRASFAEVKEKGIAANKEWDEKFAAYKKAYPELAAQLETVLSGDLPEGWDAKLPLYTAEDKAVSTRVASGNALNGLAAGVPQLFGGSADLESSTMTHLNGLASFTPESYDGRNIYFGVREFGMAAAMNGIALHSGLKVFGGTFFVFTDYLRPAVRLASIMKLPVTYVLTHDSIAVGEDGPTHEPIEQLASLRIIPGLTVIRPADANETSAAWAYAVENKENPVALVLTRQNLPILSGTVDGVRENIKRGGYVVSDAKNGKPQAQIIATGSEVQLAVKAQAALAEEGIDVRVISLPSWDLFEKQDKAYRDSVILPDVKARLAIEMAQSFGWERYVGDQGDILGITTFGASAPGDTVISEYGFTVENVVNRVKALL; from the coding sequence ATGACTGAACAACAGGCAAAAGAGCAAGCGATCCATAAGGATGAGAACTCCACGGTCGACAACCTGGCAATTACGACGATCCGCACTTTGGCCATCGACGCGATTGAAAAAGCCAAGTCCGGCCATCCGGGTATGCCGATGGGTTCCGCTCCGATGGGTTATCAACTCTTCGCAAAGACGATGAACCATAACCCTGAGCATCCGACCTGGGTCAATCGCGACCGGTTTGTCCTGTCCGCCGGCCACGGCTCCATGCTGCTGTACAGCCTGCTGCATCTTAGCGGTTACGATCTGCCTATCGAAGAGCTGAAGCAGTTCCGTCAATGGGGCAGCCTCACGCCGGGCCACCCGGAATTCGGTCATACCGCAGGCGTTGACGCCACAACGGGTCCGCTCGGCCAAGGTATCGGCATGGCGGTCGGCATGGCGATCGCGGAAGCTCAGCTCTCCGCCACCTACAATAAGGATCAGTTTAATGTGATCGATCACTATACTTACGCAATCTGCGGCGACGGCGACCTCATGGAAGGCATTTCTTCAGAAGCCGCTTCGCTTGCGGGTCATCTTAAGCTTGGCAAGTTAATCGTGCTGTATGATTCGAACGACATTTCGCTTGACGGCAAGTTGAATCTTTCTTTCTCCGAAAATGTTGCGAAACGCTTTGAAGCTTATGAATGGCATGTGCTGCGCGTGGAGGACGGAAACGATCTTCCGGCAATCGGCAAGGCCATCGCGGAAGCGCAGGCTGTCACGGACAAGCCTACGCTTATCGAAGTGAAGACCGTCATTGGCTATGGCAGCCCGAACAAGCAGGGCATAGGCGGGCACGGCGGCACGCACGGCTCCCCTCTCGGCTCCGAGGAAGCGAAACTGACCAAGGAATTCTACAAATGGGTATATGAAGAAGACTTCTATGTGCCGGATGAAGTCCGCGCCAGTTTTGCTGAAGTGAAGGAAAAAGGCATCGCCGCAAACAAGGAGTGGGACGAGAAGTTCGCAGCGTACAAGAAGGCTTATCCGGAGCTGGCTGCGCAGCTTGAAACCGTGCTGAGCGGCGACCTTCCTGAAGGCTGGGACGCTAAGCTGCCGTTATACACAGCCGAAGATAAAGCTGTATCCACGCGCGTCGCTTCAGGGAACGCACTGAACGGATTGGCTGCGGGTGTGCCTCAGCTGTTCGGCGGCTCCGCTGACCTGGAAAGCTCCACAATGACCCATCTGAACGGGCTGGCTTCCTTTACGCCGGAATCGTACGACGGCCGCAATATTTACTTCGGTGTCCGCGAATTCGGCATGGCGGCGGCTATGAACGGTATTGCGCTGCATAGCGGACTGAAAGTATTCGGCGGCACATTCTTCGTCTTCACAGACTATCTGCGTCCGGCGGTCCGTTTGGCTTCCATTATGAAGCTGCCGGTCACTTACGTGCTTACTCATGACAGTATTGCTGTCGGCGAAGACGGACCTACGCATGAACCGATTGAACAGCTGGCTTCCCTGCGCATCATTCCGGGGCTGACCGTTATACGCCCTGCCGATGCGAATGAAACCTCCGCAGCTTGGGCCTACGCGGTGGAGAACAAGGAGAATCCGGTGGCGCTCGTGCTTACCCGCCAAAACCTGCCGATTCTGTCCGGAACGGTGGACGGCGTGCGCGAGAACATCAAGCGCGGCGGCTACGTCGTATCCGATGCCAAGAACGGCAAACCTCAGGCGCAAATTATCGCAACGGGTTCCGAGGTGCAGTTGGCCGTCAAGGCTCAGGCCGCACTCGCTGAAGAAGGCATCGATGTTCGCGTAATCAGCCTTCCAAGCTGGGATCTGTTCGAAAAGCAGGATAAAGCATACCGCGATTCTGTCATCCTGCCGGATGTCAAGGCGCGTCTTGCGATCGAAATGGCTCAATCCTTCGGCTGGGAACGATATGTCGGCGACCAAGGCGATATTCTCGGCATTACAACGTTTGGCGCTTCCGCACCTGGCGACACGGTTATCAGCGAATACGGCTTCACTGTGGAAAATGTCGTTAACCGCGTGAAGGCTTTGCTGTAG
- the ppnP gene encoding pyrimidine/purine nucleoside phosphorylase gives MSQFNNATIQKEANVYYDGKVTSRTVILEGGLKVTLGIMLPGVYEFGTDGPETMEILSGKLKILLPGSEVWQEIDGAETFHVPGNSKFSLEVFTVTDYCCSYPATL, from the coding sequence ATGAGTCAATTTAACAACGCGACAATTCAAAAAGAAGCTAATGTTTACTATGATGGGAAAGTAACCAGCCGTACGGTGATTTTGGAAGGCGGCCTTAAGGTTACGCTTGGCATCATGCTTCCGGGTGTGTATGAGTTCGGCACAGACGGCCCGGAAACTATGGAAATCCTGTCCGGAAAGCTCAAAATATTGCTGCCCGGTTCGGAAGTATGGCAGGAAATTGACGGCGCGGAGACCTTCCATGTGCCCGGCAATTCGAAATTTTCGCTTGAAGTGTTCACAGTTACGGATTACTGCTGTTCTTACCCGGCGACTTTGTAA
- a CDS encoding M14 family metallopeptidase yields the protein MSVFIFHPGRARASADIVNPKQVYSYSIMQRDIGKLAATYSDLVSVQTLGQTAYGRQLWAVKLGRGESVLFLNGSHHAREWMTTALLMKMIDTYAQSYYLDKPIGPYDVRDLLNRVSIWIVPMVNPDGVTLSQQGTAGLPKSAAALLNRYNRGSANFARWKANMQGLDLNRQYPANWSTLKNAVNYPYYQNYRGTKPAQAPEVKMMMDFTYKIDPDVTISYHSSGEIIFWHYHTFTANLARDREIASSLAQLTGYSLVKPEKNPSGGGYKDWFIQEFGRPGFTIEIGNYAGESNLPLSAFGKIWNENRQVPLYTASQTYKLWLKRQNVQILNQHMSLFKSTPVYQGAGAVASSSVTSPHDVLTLARKGDWYQIKTETGAGWIHPAPGQLGIVEEIGAEADIKQKAVLRKYPDAFAPKVAYLSPQSLKVTGRIGSWLRVNSGQGEWWLDGREAVLRWPVEPANTDNAEEGAAAATEGAGAESAGPENATNSAGPDSTAPETMPAP from the coding sequence TTGTCTGTATTTATCTTTCACCCCGGCAGGGCCCGGGCCTCAGCCGATATCGTAAATCCGAAACAAGTCTATTCCTATTCCATTATGCAGCGGGATATCGGAAAACTGGCAGCCACATATTCCGACCTGGTGTCGGTCCAGACCTTGGGCCAGACCGCGTACGGAAGACAACTGTGGGCGGTAAAGCTTGGCCGCGGGGAGTCTGTGTTATTCCTGAACGGTTCACATCACGCCAGGGAATGGATGACAACCGCGCTGCTTATGAAAATGATCGATACATACGCTCAAAGCTATTATCTCGATAAGCCGATCGGACCCTATGATGTTAGGGATTTACTGAACCGCGTCAGTATCTGGATCGTACCGATGGTCAACCCGGACGGGGTAACCCTGTCTCAGCAGGGGACCGCCGGTTTGCCGAAATCGGCAGCCGCATTGCTGAACCGTTATAACAGAGGCAGCGCCAACTTTGCCCGGTGGAAGGCCAATATGCAGGGACTCGACCTGAACCGCCAGTACCCGGCGAATTGGAGCACGCTGAAGAATGCCGTCAATTACCCCTACTATCAAAATTATAGAGGAACAAAGCCTGCTCAGGCGCCTGAAGTCAAGATGATGATGGATTTTACCTATAAAATTGATCCGGACGTTACAATTTCTTACCACAGCTCAGGCGAAATTATTTTCTGGCATTATCATACATTTACCGCGAATCTGGCGCGCGATCGGGAGATCGCCTCCTCGCTGGCACAGCTAACAGGCTACAGTCTTGTCAAACCGGAAAAAAATCCATCGGGTGGAGGCTATAAGGACTGGTTCATTCAGGAGTTCGGCCGTCCGGGATTTACCATTGAAATCGGAAATTATGCCGGGGAGAGCAACTTGCCGCTGAGCGCCTTCGGGAAAATATGGAACGAGAATAGACAGGTTCCGTTATATACCGCTTCACAGACATATAAGCTGTGGCTGAAGCGGCAGAATGTTCAGATTCTGAATCAACACATGAGTTTGTTTAAAAGTACGCCGGTTTATCAGGGGGCAGGTGCCGTCGCGTCTTCTTCGGTTACCAGTCCGCATGACGTATTAACGCTTGCCCGAAAAGGCGACTGGTACCAAATCAAGACGGAAACCGGTGCCGGATGGATTCATCCCGCCCCCGGTCAGCTAGGAATTGTGGAAGAGATCGGTGCGGAAGCCGATATTAAGCAAAAAGCCGTGTTGCGCAAATATCCCGATGCTTTTGCTCCAAAAGTCGCCTATTTGTCTCCGCAAAGCCTTAAAGTAACGGGCCGGATCGGCTCATGGCTTCGTGTCAATTCGGGACAAGGGGAATGGTGGCTGGACGGCCGCGAGGCGGTTCTCCGGTGGCCTGTGGAACCCGCCAATACGGACAATGCGGAAGAGGGAGCGGCTGCTGCAACTGAAGGCGCCGGAGCTGAAAGTGCCGGACCGGAAAACGCAACGAATAGTGCCGGACCGGATAGCACAGCGCCGGAGACAATGCCGGCCCCTTAA
- a CDS encoding NAD(P)-dependent oxidoreductase, with the protein MKQIGFIGLGTMGAPMASNLLRAGFQVTVYNRTASKCDPLVKEGAAAAATPQAASEGKDVIITMVSNDDSIREIFYGPAGILEALKPGAVVIDSSTISPGLVKEIASAVESKGGHFLDAPVTGSKPGAVEGTLVFMVGGSADIIESNRDLFDAMGKLLLHMGENGSGAAAKLAHNAMVGIHNIALAEGFSIAVKSGVPADKFLELVRNGSAGSKQVELKGRKIIEGDFSNQFSRGLMLKDLKLASALSDASGVPTPALELAKSLFQAGYNSGSSEEDLSAVVKTYEAWIGRKIGE; encoded by the coding sequence GTACAACCGCACAGCTTCAAAATGCGATCCGCTGGTAAAAGAAGGCGCCGCAGCCGCGGCTACTCCACAGGCCGCCTCGGAAGGCAAGGACGTTATTATTACCATGGTCAGCAACGATGATTCGATCCGCGAAATCTTTTACGGCCCGGCTGGAATTCTGGAAGCTCTGAAGCCGGGAGCGGTTGTGATCGACTCCAGCACGATCTCACCGGGGCTAGTGAAGGAAATCGCGTCCGCCGTCGAAAGCAAGGGCGGGCATTTCCTCGACGCTCCGGTGACCGGCAGCAAGCCGGGCGCTGTGGAAGGTACGCTCGTATTCATGGTCGGCGGCAGCGCCGATATTATTGAATCAAACCGCGACCTGTTCGACGCGATGGGCAAGCTGCTACTTCACATGGGCGAGAATGGCAGCGGCGCCGCGGCGAAGCTGGCGCACAACGCGATGGTCGGCATTCATAATATCGCGCTTGCCGAAGGCTTCTCCATCGCGGTGAAGTCCGGTGTGCCTGCCGACAAATTCCTGGAACTAGTGCGGAACGGCTCAGCCGGCAGCAAACAGGTTGAACTGAAGGGCCGCAAAATTATCGAGGGCGACTTCAGCAACCAGTTCTCGCGGGGGCTGATGCTGAAGGATCTGAAACTTGCATCTGCGCTGAGCGACGCGAGCGGCGTACCTACACCTGCCTTGGAACTCGCCAAGAGTCTGTTCCAAGCGGGATACAACAGCGGCAGCAGCGAGGAAGACCTATCCGCTGTCGTGAAAACCTACGAAGCCTGGATCGGCCGTAAGATAGGCGAATAA